A part of Desulfomicrobium baculatum DSM 4028 genomic DNA contains:
- the argF gene encoding ornithine carbamoyltransferase — MSFNLRNKSLLALKDFSPREIRFLLSLAKELKHSKYAGNEIPRLKGKNIVLIFEKSSTRTRCSFEVAVHDQGGHVTYLDSAGSQLGHKESLKDTARVLGRLYDGIEYRGYDQTAVEDLARHSHVPVWNGLTDESHPTQVLADLMTMEEFGDRPLHEMSFCYLGDARFNMGCSLLVGGVQMGMDVRIAAPDGFQPPPPLVDEMRALAQTTGARITIETDPLKAVAGADFLYTDVWVSMGEPDDVWKERLELLLPYQINTGLMQATGKPHTRFMHCLPAFHNLETEVGREVHEKYGLSELEVTDDVFESEASIVFTQAENRMHTIKAVLVATLA; from the coding sequence ATGAGTTTCAATCTACGCAACAAGAGTCTGCTGGCCCTGAAGGATTTCTCTCCAAGGGAAATCCGCTTTTTGCTCAGCCTGGCCAAGGAGTTGAAACACTCCAAATATGCCGGCAACGAAATCCCTCGTCTGAAGGGCAAAAACATTGTTCTCATTTTCGAAAAATCTTCGACACGCACGCGCTGCTCTTTCGAAGTGGCGGTGCACGATCAGGGGGGGCATGTCACCTACCTTGATTCGGCCGGTTCCCAATTGGGGCACAAGGAGTCGCTCAAGGATACGGCCAGGGTTCTGGGTCGGCTGTATGACGGGATCGAGTACCGGGGATACGATCAGACCGCTGTCGAAGACCTGGCCCGCCATTCTCACGTGCCGGTCTGGAACGGCCTGACCGATGAGTCGCACCCCACTCAGGTCCTGGCCGACCTGATGACCATGGAGGAGTTCGGGGACAGGCCGCTGCATGAAATGTCCTTTTGCTATCTGGGGGATGCCCGCTTCAACATGGGCTGCTCCCTGCTGGTCGGCGGAGTGCAGATGGGCATGGACGTTCGTATTGCCGCGCCAGACGGATTTCAGCCACCGCCGCCGCTCGTGGATGAGATGCGCGCCCTTGCGCAGACCACCGGAGCACGCATCACCATCGAAACCGATCCTCTGAAAGCCGTCGCGGGCGCGGATTTTCTCTATACGGACGTCTGGGTTTCGATGGGAGAGCCGGACGACGTATGGAAAGAGCGTCTTGAGCTGCTGCTGCCCTATCAAATTAACACCGGCCTGATGCAGGCAACGGGCAAACCGCACACGCGGTTCATGCATTGCCTGCCCGCGTTCCACAATCTCGAAACCGAAGTCGGCCGCGAAGTGCACGAAAAATATGGCCTGAGCGAACTCGAAGTGACCGATGACGTGTTCGAGTCCGAAGCCTCCATCGTCTTCACCCAGGCCGAAAACCGGATGCACACCATCAAGGCCGTGCTCGTGGCCACCCTCGCATGA
- the arcC gene encoding carbamate kinase, with product MKLVVALGGNALLRRDQAPTSENQLENIRRAASQLARVASSHQLVLTHGNGPQVGLLALQEASYRAVEAYPLDVLGAQTDGMIGYLLEQELCNLLPASRVVTTLLTRVEVDPGDPAFQNPHKPIGPVYTQAESQRIAADKQWSMAPDGDGFRRVVPSPQPMRVLGMEPIRWLLERGALVIAAGGGGIPVARGADGRSLHGVEAVIDKDLCSCALAIELEADCLVIATDVDAVYLDWGKPGQRALGKVTPQALEQHTFQTGSMGPKVEAACHFARASGKRAVIGSLERIEEMLAGRAGTEVSEAP from the coding sequence ATGAAACTGGTCGTCGCCCTTGGAGGCAATGCCCTGTTGCGCCGCGATCAGGCCCCTACCTCCGAGAACCAATTGGAGAACATCCGCCGAGCGGCTTCACAGCTTGCCCGCGTGGCATCGTCGCACCAGCTGGTGCTGACGCATGGCAACGGCCCGCAGGTGGGCCTGCTGGCGTTGCAGGAAGCCTCCTACAGGGCGGTGGAAGCCTACCCGCTGGATGTACTGGGCGCGCAAACAGATGGAATGATAGGCTATCTGCTTGAACAGGAGCTTTGCAACCTGTTGCCTGCCTCGCGCGTGGTGACGACCTTGCTGACGCGTGTGGAGGTGGATCCGGGGGACCCGGCCTTTCAAAACCCCCACAAGCCGATCGGCCCCGTGTACACACAGGCCGAGTCACAGCGCATCGCCGCTGACAAGCAGTGGTCCATGGCTCCCGATGGAGACGGTTTTCGCCGTGTGGTGCCTTCGCCGCAACCCATGCGCGTGCTCGGCATGGAACCGATTCGCTGGCTGCTCGAACGCGGTGCGCTGGTCATCGCTGCGGGCGGTGGCGGCATCCCGGTCGCACGGGGCGCCGATGGCCGCAGCCTGCATGGGGTAGAGGCCGTCATCGACAAGGATCTGTGCAGCTGCGCGCTGGCGATTGAGCTGGAGGCCGACTGTCTGGTCATCGCCACCGACGTGGACGCGGTTTACCTTGACTGGGGAAAGCCCGGTCAACGCGCGCTGGGAAAAGTGACCCCGCAGGCGCTGGAACAACACACGTTCCAGACGGGATCGATGGGGCCAAAAGTCGAAGCCGCCTGCCATTTTGCCCGGGCCTCCGGAAAAAGGGCAGTGATCGGCTCTCTTGAACGGATCGAAGAAATGCTTGCGGGACGCGCCGGGACCGAGGTCAGCGAAGCACCATGA
- a CDS encoding efflux transporter outer membrane subunit, with protein MNTDSRMRRGALLCIAAMILLSGCASMAPRYEAPALPVAPIYAPDNAQDGASASAIGWRDYFIDPSLQNLIQRALDNNRDLRTAVLRVEEARAVHGIQRSELFPTVGIQAGEDRSRTPADLNMTGKTLFASQFQAGLGMASWELDFWGRVRSLQDAALENFLATDAARRAAALGLVAQVADSYFRLLEFDERIALAHQTIASRTESFRIFTRRVEVGSTSRFSLTQVQTLLTQAQALGAQLEQEREAQFHALTLLVGATIDPPPEQDQPGERNTLVRVRPGLPSDLLFQRPDIVAAEHRLKAANANIGAARAAFFPRIALTGSLGTASAELGDLFAAGSLAWIFSPSISLPIFDGGLRSANLSLAEIRLDMNVANYEKTVQAAFRDVADALSARHWLARQVSIAQAALETQTERARLSQLRYDNGASAYLEVLDAQRDLLDTEQRLVQMRRALLTSHVSLYAALGGGSMDFVSTPGTYF; from the coding sequence ATGAACACAGATTCCCGCATGCGAAGGGGCGCGCTCCTCTGTATTGCCGCCATGATTCTTCTGTCCGGCTGCGCCTCCATGGCTCCACGTTATGAAGCGCCCGCCCTTCCGGTGGCTCCCATATACGCCCCGGACAACGCGCAGGACGGAGCTTCGGCATCGGCCATCGGCTGGCGCGACTATTTCATCGACCCGTCATTGCAGAACCTGATCCAGCGCGCGCTGGACAACAACCGCGACCTGCGAACCGCAGTGCTGCGGGTCGAGGAAGCGCGCGCCGTCCATGGCATCCAGCGCTCGGAGCTTTTTCCGACTGTCGGAATTCAGGCTGGCGAAGACCGTTCACGGACTCCGGCCGATCTGAACATGACCGGCAAGACGCTTTTCGCCAGCCAGTTTCAAGCCGGGCTGGGCATGGCCAGCTGGGAGCTTGATTTCTGGGGGCGCGTACGCAGCCTGCAGGACGCCGCGCTGGAAAACTTTCTGGCCACCGATGCCGCTCGTCGTGCAGCCGCCCTCGGCCTGGTCGCGCAGGTGGCCGACAGCTATTTCAGGTTGCTTGAATTTGATGAGCGCATCGCATTGGCGCATCAGACCATCGCCAGCCGGACAGAGAGTTTCCGCATCTTCACGCGTCGCGTGGAGGTGGGCTCGACGTCGCGGTTCAGCCTGACCCAGGTGCAAACGCTATTGACACAGGCACAAGCGCTCGGAGCGCAACTGGAACAGGAACGTGAAGCACAGTTCCATGCACTGACGCTCCTGGTCGGGGCGACCATTGATCCGCCACCCGAACAGGATCAGCCAGGCGAACGAAACACCCTTGTCCGAGTGCGCCCTGGCCTGCCTTCCGACCTGCTCTTCCAGCGCCCCGACATCGTTGCCGCCGAACATCGGTTGAAAGCCGCCAATGCCAACATCGGGGCGGCGCGGGCGGCTTTTTTCCCACGCATTGCCCTGACCGGTTCCCTCGGTACGGCAAGCGCCGAACTCGGCGATCTGTTTGCCGCCGGCAGTCTGGCCTGGATTTTCTCCCCGAGCATCTCGCTGCCCATCTTCGACGGCGGGCTCAGGTCCGCCAACCTGAGCCTCGCCGAAATACGTCTCGACATGAACGTGGCCAACTACGAGAAAACCGTACAGGCCGCCTTCCGCGATGTCGCCGACGCACTTTCGGCTCGTCACTGGCTGGCCCGGCAGGTCTCCATCGCCCAGGCGGCGCTGGAGACGCAGACCGAGCGGGCGCGGCTCTCGCAGCTACGCTACGACAACGGCGCCTCGGCTTATCTGGAGGTGCTCGACGCCCAGCGCGATCTGCTCGACACCGAGCAACGGCTTGTGCAGATGCGCCGGGCACTGCTGACGAGCCACGTCAGCCTGTATGCCGCGTTGGGTGGCGGATCCATGGATTTTGTTTCCACCCCCGGCACGTACTTCTAA
- a CDS encoding HlyD family secretion protein: MTTTPPVIPPYTVTVTVTIPPPGTEPAIAAQVPPAHAPAASATPVADVAVAAPGEPAPVPTAAAAAPAAPEGKPSATAATPPVANASEAPAPAEKKPAPEASPEAAPATPQPQKWKKWLIPLGIAAVLVAAGLVAWQMLRPKGPGEGFISSNGRIEATEIDVSSKFSGRVQDILVADGDFVTAGQTLAHMQVQTLEAQRDEAQARYQQSLTLVASAEAQVAVRESDRHALQALVAQRMSELDAAQRRLARSETLAGEGASSDQELDDDRARVRSVQAAVVAAKAQVQAAQSAIMAARAQVAGARSTVDAAQATIDRIKVDIDDSALVAPRDGRVQYRIAQPGEVLAAGGKVLNLVDLGDVYMTFFVPETAAGKLALGSEVHIVLDAAPQYVIPATISFVASTAQFTPKTVETASERQKLMFRVKARIGRDLLEKNITQVKTGLPGMVWLKLDPQAQWPPELTAKVPQ; the protein is encoded by the coding sequence ATGACCACCACCCCTCCAGTCATCCCTCCGTACACCGTCACGGTCACCGTGACGATTCCGCCTCCTGGCACGGAGCCAGCCATTGCGGCGCAGGTTCCCCCTGCCCATGCCCCGGCCGCATCAGCCACTCCTGTGGCCGACGTGGCGGTTGCCGCTCCCGGCGAACCGGCTCCTGTGCCCACCGCAGCGGCTGCCGCGCCCGCCGCTCCGGAAGGCAAGCCGTCAGCCACGGCGGCCACGCCCCCGGTCGCCAACGCCTCCGAGGCTCCTGCTCCGGCGGAGAAGAAACCCGCTCCGGAGGCGAGCCCAGAGGCCGCGCCGGCCACCCCGCAACCGCAGAAATGGAAAAAATGGCTGATCCCGCTCGGGATTGCCGCCGTCCTTGTGGCGGCGGGCCTGGTGGCGTGGCAAATGCTGCGCCCTAAAGGGCCCGGCGAGGGTTTCATCAGCAGCAACGGCCGCATCGAGGCCACGGAAATCGATGTGTCGTCCAAATTCAGCGGACGCGTGCAGGACATCCTGGTGGCTGACGGCGATTTCGTCACGGCAGGCCAGACCCTGGCGCACATGCAGGTGCAAACCCTCGAAGCCCAGCGTGATGAAGCGCAGGCGCGATACCAGCAATCCCTCACCCTGGTGGCGAGCGCCGAGGCGCAGGTCGCCGTGCGTGAAAGCGACCGGCACGCCCTGCAGGCGCTCGTTGCGCAGCGAATGAGCGAACTCGACGCCGCCCAGCGGCGTCTTGCCCGCTCGGAAACGCTGGCTGGCGAGGGCGCGTCGTCGGACCAGGAGCTTGACGATGATCGCGCCCGCGTGCGCAGCGTGCAGGCCGCGGTTGTCGCGGCCAAGGCGCAGGTCCAGGCGGCGCAGTCCGCGATCATGGCCGCCCGCGCGCAGGTGGCCGGGGCGCGCTCCACGGTTGACGCGGCGCAGGCCACCATCGACCGCATCAAGGTTGACATCGACGACAGCGCCCTGGTCGCGCCACGCGATGGCCGCGTGCAGTACCGCATCGCGCAACCGGGCGAGGTGCTCGCGGCAGGCGGCAAGGTGCTCAATCTGGTCGATCTTGGTGATGTGTACATGACCTTCTTCGTGCCCGAAACCGCCGCCGGGAAGCTGGCGCTGGGCAGCGAAGTGCATATCGTGCTCGACGCCGCACCGCAGTACGTGATCCCGGCCACGATCTCGTTTGTGGCCAGCACCGCGCAGTTCACGCCCAAGACGGTGGAGACGGCCAGTGAGCGGCAGAAGCTGATGTTTCGGGTCAAGGCCCGGATCGGCCGCGATCTGCTGGAAAAAAACATCACGCAGGTCAAGACCGGACTGCCGGGCATGGTCTGGTTGAAGCTTGATCCGCAGGCGCAATGGCCGCCCGAGCTTACGGCCAAGGTACCGCAGTGA
- the rbbA gene encoding ribosome-associated ATPase/putative transporter RbbA → MTANPGTAAPGATAPGAKTPVARLSGISLRYGRTLALDNVTLDIPAGCMAGLIGPDGVGKSSLLALVAGARAVQQGHLEALGGDMANTRHRDTVCPRIAYMPQGLGKNLYPTLSVEENLQFFGRLFGHNAAERRQRIDELTASTGLRAFLTRPAGKLSGGMKQKLGLCSALIHDPDLLILDEPTTGVDPLSRKQFWDLIGHIRLERGSMSVIVATAYMEEAERFDWLVAMDAGKVLAIGTPTELRTNSRTESLEAAFIALLPEEKRRGHRAVVVPPLAASDDASIAIEAKGLTMRFGDFVAVDHVDFRIKRGEIFGFLGSNGCGKSTTMKMLTGLLPASEGEAWLFGKKVDSRDIDIRRRVGYMSQGFSLYGELSVRQNLVLHARLFQVPETEIPGRTREMLQRFGLGDVQDSMPANLPLGIRQRLSLAVAMVHKPEMLILDEPTSGVDPVARDMFWQLMIDLSRQDHVTIFISTHFMNEAARCDRISLMHAGKVLVSDTPAKLTLRRKAKTLEQAFIMYLEEASAGTAHKESASETAPLAPQTKAPLKPRRFGFNFGRAFSYTLRESLELRRDPVRGTLALLGTALLMFIIGYGINLDVENLSYAMLDRDQTVLSQNYALNLSGSRYFIERPPISDYDDLDQRMRSGELSLAIEIPPGFARDIARGTPAQIGAWVDGAMPTRAETVRGYVQAMHQMWLVDMAKHRMGVDLAAASTLETRYRYNPDVKSLPAMVPAVIPMLLMMIPAMLAALSVVREKELGSIINLYVTPVTRSEFLLGKQLPYIVLAMVNFLLLALLSVTVFGVPIKGSFATLALAAFIFVICATGFGLLASTFTRSQIAAMFVTMIGTIIPCVQFTGLLNPVSSLEGVGAFIGSIYPATHFLTISRGVFSKELGLATLAPSFWPLLAAVPVILGLAIVLLRKQEA, encoded by the coding sequence GTGACAGCGAATCCAGGTACTGCGGCACCCGGTGCTACTGCACCCGGCGCCAAGACACCTGTCGCGCGACTGTCAGGCATCAGCCTGCGCTACGGCAGGACGCTGGCGCTGGACAACGTCACGCTGGACATCCCGGCCGGTTGCATGGCCGGATTGATCGGTCCCGACGGCGTGGGCAAGTCCAGCCTGCTGGCCCTCGTAGCCGGTGCGCGGGCCGTGCAGCAGGGGCATCTGGAGGCGCTGGGCGGCGACATGGCCAATACGCGCCACCGCGACACGGTCTGCCCGCGCATTGCCTACATGCCGCAGGGCCTTGGCAAAAACCTCTATCCGACGCTCTCGGTGGAGGAGAACTTGCAGTTTTTCGGCCGCCTGTTCGGCCACAACGCCGCCGAGCGCCGCCAGCGCATCGACGAACTGACGGCCAGCACTGGCCTGCGAGCTTTTCTGACACGCCCGGCAGGCAAGCTCTCGGGCGGCATGAAGCAGAAGCTGGGCTTGTGCAGCGCGCTGATCCACGATCCCGACCTCCTGATTCTGGACGAACCGACAACCGGCGTCGATCCGCTCTCACGCAAGCAATTCTGGGACCTGATCGGTCATATCCGTCTCGAACGCGGCAGCATGAGCGTGATCGTCGCCACCGCCTACATGGAGGAGGCCGAGCGCTTCGACTGGCTGGTGGCCATGGACGCAGGCAAGGTGCTGGCCATTGGCACGCCGACCGAATTGCGGACGAACAGCCGAACCGAATCACTGGAAGCCGCCTTTATCGCCCTGCTGCCCGAGGAAAAACGCCGCGGCCATCGCGCAGTGGTCGTTCCACCGCTCGCCGCGTCCGATGACGCCAGCATCGCCATCGAAGCCAAGGGGCTGACCATGCGTTTCGGCGACTTCGTGGCCGTCGATCATGTCGATTTTCGCATCAAGCGAGGGGAAATCTTCGGCTTTCTCGGCTCCAACGGCTGCGGCAAGTCGACCACCATGAAGATGCTGACCGGACTCTTGCCGGCCAGCGAGGGCGAAGCGTGGCTGTTCGGCAAGAAAGTCGATTCGCGCGATATCGATATTCGCCGCCGCGTGGGCTACATGTCACAGGGCTTCTCGCTGTATGGCGAGCTTTCGGTACGCCAGAACCTGGTGCTGCATGCGCGACTGTTTCAGGTGCCCGAGACGGAAATTCCGGGGCGTACCCGGGAGATGCTGCAACGCTTCGGCCTCGGGGACGTGCAGGACAGCATGCCCGCGAATCTGCCGCTTGGCATACGCCAGCGCCTGTCACTGGCCGTGGCCATGGTGCACAAGCCGGAAATGCTGATCCTCGACGAACCGACCTCCGGCGTGGACCCGGTGGCGCGTGACATGTTCTGGCAGCTGATGATCGACCTCTCGCGCCAGGATCACGTCACGATCTTCATCTCCACCCATTTCATGAACGAGGCCGCCCGGTGCGACCGCATCTCGCTCATGCATGCCGGAAAAGTGCTGGTCAGCGACACGCCGGCGAAGCTGACCCTCCGGCGCAAGGCAAAAACCCTGGAGCAGGCCTTCATCATGTATCTGGAAGAAGCTTCAGCCGGCACCGCGCACAAGGAGAGCGCGTCGGAAACGGCGCCGCTCGCGCCACAGACCAAGGCACCGCTCAAACCGCGCCGCTTCGGTTTCAATTTCGGCCGGGCCTTCAGCTACACGCTACGCGAATCGCTGGAGCTCCGGCGCGATCCGGTGCGCGGCACATTGGCGCTGCTCGGTACGGCGCTGCTCATGTTCATCATCGGCTACGGAATCAACCTCGATGTCGAGAACCTGTCCTATGCCATGCTCGACCGCGATCAGACCGTGCTGAGCCAGAACTATGCGCTCAACCTCTCGGGTTCGCGCTACTTCATCGAGCGCCCACCCATCAGCGACTACGACGATCTGGACCAGCGCATGCGCAGCGGCGAGCTCTCGCTGGCCATCGAAATTCCCCCTGGTTTCGCCCGTGACATCGCGCGGGGCACACCCGCACAGATCGGGGCCTGGGTCGACGGCGCCATGCCCACACGTGCGGAAACCGTGCGCGGTTACGTCCAGGCCATGCACCAGATGTGGCTGGTCGACATGGCCAAGCACCGCATGGGCGTCGATCTCGCGGCGGCGAGCACGCTTGAAACCCGCTACCGCTACAACCCCGACGTAAAAAGTCTGCCGGCCATGGTGCCGGCGGTGATCCCCATGCTGCTGATGATGATTCCGGCCATGCTGGCCGCCTTGTCGGTAGTGCGCGAGAAGGAGCTGGGCTCCATCATCAACCTCTATGTCACGCCGGTCACGCGCAGCGAATTCCTGCTGGGCAAGCAGTTGCCCTACATTGTACTGGCCATGGTCAATTTCCTGCTCCTGGCTTTGCTCTCCGTCACGGTCTTCGGGGTGCCAATCAAAGGCAGCTTTGCCACGCTGGCACTGGCGGCGTTCATCTTCGTCATCTGCGCCACCGGCTTTGGCCTGCTGGCCTCGACCTTCACCCGGAGCCAGATCGCCGCCATGTTCGTGACCATGATCGGCACCATCATCCCCTGCGTGCAGTTTACCGGCTTGCTCAACCCGGTGTCCTCGCTGGAAGGCGTGGGCGCCTTCATTGGCAGCATCTACCCGGCAACGCATTTCCTGACCATCAGCCGGGGCGTGTTCAGCAAGGAGCTCGGGCTCGCCACCCTGGCCCCTTCGTTCTGGCCGCTGCTGGCCGCCGTGCCGGTCATACTTGGGCTGGCCATCGTGCTGCTCAGAAAACAGGAGGCCTGA
- a CDS encoding ABC transporter permease has product MIRIENVLRLGVKELWSLVRDPIMLVLIAYTFTFAIYVAATAMPESLHNAPIAIVDEDGSPLSARIVSSFYPPRFKTPAMIALAQIDSGMDRGDYTFVLDIPPGFQRDVLAGRMPAIQLNIDATLMSQAFTGNGYIQQIVAGEVGEFVQRYRSTEVPPVELLLRMRFNPNLEKSWFGSLMEIINNVTMLSIILTGAALIREREHGTIEHLLVMPVTPAEIMLAKVWSMGLVVLLAAMVALVFVVQGVLQVPVQGSVALFIVATALHLFATTSMGIFLATLARSMPQFGMLLVLVLLPLQLLSGGATPRESMPELVQNVMLIAPTTYFVSAGQAILYRGAGIDVVWPQFLAIAAIGTLLFFAALARFRKTITQMA; this is encoded by the coding sequence ATGATCCGGATCGAAAATGTACTCCGCCTGGGAGTGAAGGAGTTGTGGAGTCTGGTGCGCGATCCAATCATGCTGGTGCTGATCGCCTACACCTTCACGTTCGCGATCTACGTGGCGGCCACCGCCATGCCGGAGAGCCTGCACAACGCACCCATCGCCATCGTCGACGAGGACGGTTCACCCCTGTCCGCGCGTATCGTTTCCAGTTTTTATCCGCCCCGTTTCAAAACGCCGGCCATGATCGCGCTGGCGCAGATCGATTCCGGCATGGACAGGGGCGACTACACTTTCGTGCTGGACATTCCGCCGGGATTCCAGCGCGATGTGCTGGCCGGACGAATGCCGGCGATCCAGCTCAATATCGACGCCACGCTCATGAGCCAGGCCTTCACCGGCAACGGCTACATCCAGCAGATCGTCGCCGGCGAAGTCGGCGAATTCGTCCAGCGCTACAGAAGTACCGAGGTGCCGCCGGTGGAACTGCTGCTCCGCATGCGCTTCAACCCCAATCTGGAAAAGTCCTGGTTCGGTTCGCTGATGGAGATCATCAACAACGTGACCATGCTGTCCATCATCCTGACTGGCGCGGCGCTGATCCGCGAGCGTGAGCACGGCACCATCGAGCATTTGCTGGTCATGCCCGTGACGCCTGCTGAAATCATGCTGGCCAAGGTCTGGTCCATGGGGCTGGTCGTGCTGCTGGCCGCGATGGTGGCGCTGGTGTTCGTGGTGCAGGGCGTCCTGCAGGTCCCGGTGCAGGGTTCGGTGGCCCTCTTCATTGTGGCGACGGCGCTGCATCTGTTCGCCACGACGTCCATGGGCATCTTTCTGGCGACGCTGGCCCGCTCGATGCCCCAATTCGGCATGCTGCTGGTGCTGGTGCTGCTGCCGCTGCAGCTCCTTTCGGGCGGGGCCACTCCGCGCGAGAGCATGCCGGAGCTGGTTCAGAACGTCATGCTCATCGCACCCACCACCTATTTCGTATCGGCAGGGCAGGCCATTCTGTATCGCGGAGCAGGCATCGACGTGGTCTGGCCCCAGTTTCTGGCCATCGCCGCGATTGGCACCCTGCTGTTCTTCGCCGCCCTGGCACGATTCCGAAAAACGATCACCCAGATGGCGTGA
- a CDS encoding general stress protein, producing the protein MKNNHVSLGIFNTNTEAEASIKEFQRSRFNRKKLSIIGNDNQTEEHAVGYYNTAERMMDWGNHEAFWGGLWGMLFGLALFVVGSALFVLPGIGPLLVFGPPASWVVGLLGGAIVVGGLSTLAAALLDTGSPEESCLYHETTKVKSLLESSGASHIDLH; encoded by the coding sequence ATGAAAAATAACCACGTATCACTAGGAATTTTCAATACCAATACCGAAGCTGAAGCGAGTATAAAAGAATTCCAGCGGTCAAGATTTAACAGAAAAAAGCTGTCCATAATTGGTAATGACAATCAAACTGAAGAGCATGCTGTCGGCTATTACAATACAGCCGAGCGCATGATGGACTGGGGGAATCACGAGGCGTTTTGGGGCGGCCTGTGGGGCATGTTGTTTGGCTTGGCTCTTTTTGTTGTTGGCTCGGCCCTTTTTGTTCTGCCGGGCATCGGCCCCCTCCTCGTATTTGGCCCGCCGGCTTCGTGGGTTGTCGGGCTTCTGGGAGGTGCGATCGTTGTTGGCGGGCTGAGCACCTTGGCCGCGGCGCTGCTCGATACAGGCAGCCCCGAAGAGAGCTGCCTGTATCATGAGACGACCAAAGTCAAAAGCCTCCTCGAATCCAGCGGAGCATCGCATATCGACCTTCATTGA
- a CDS encoding ATP-binding protein — translation MNKIENLSFEECSNKIFELSGMMYEPEIASDIWLKILKHKWILSEKLGRDVGVRTSCIDFLENTDQAVDEYFTQRRKDTLREMGAQTISSDLWNTISDSQPPKQLIQRRVILPLIEEGLATKHGVVPPKAIVFFGPPGTGKTHFVKAIAGILSWWYIEVMPSMLMANGVEKIGANLRHVMEEVRGLDRVVLFIDEFEELAGSRDMGDRIDKSITNEFLKQIPLFKNENSKILLVCATNYIRQLDSAMLRPGRFDCIIPVGGLDDAGRRTILEYYLSKINAGKVDIESVVEMTRGFTPADIQYLFQQIASFSFERELESNTDYLVTTETFLHMNPKIVPSLSADVLDEFEKDSVTYSRI, via the coding sequence ATGAATAAAATAGAAAATTTGTCTTTTGAAGAGTGTTCAAATAAAATATTTGAACTGAGTGGAATGATGTATGAGCCTGAAATAGCATCTGATATATGGTTAAAAATATTAAAACATAAATGGATTCTATCTGAAAAATTGGGAAGAGATGTTGGTGTGAGAACTTCCTGTATTGATTTTTTAGAAAACACGGATCAAGCAGTTGATGAGTACTTTACACAGCGACGTAAAGACACATTGCGTGAGATGGGTGCTCAAACCATCAGCAGCGATCTTTGGAATACCATCTCCGACTCCCAACCTCCAAAACAGTTGATTCAGCGCCGGGTCATTCTCCCCTTGATAGAGGAAGGTCTGGCTACGAAACATGGCGTGGTCCCGCCCAAGGCGATCGTGTTTTTCGGCCCTCCGGGCACAGGCAAGACGCATTTCGTAAAGGCCATCGCCGGAATCCTGTCCTGGTGGTACATAGAGGTCATGCCCAGCATGCTCATGGCGAACGGGGTTGAGAAGATCGGGGCGAATTTGCGGCACGTCATGGAGGAAGTCAGAGGTCTCGACAGGGTGGTTCTCTTCATCGACGAATTCGAGGAGCTCGCGGGCAGCCGCGACATGGGAGACAGGATCGACAAGTCCATCACGAATGAATTTTTGAAACAAATTCCGCTGTTCAAGAATGAAAACAGCAAGATTCTGCTGGTGTGCGCCACCAATTACATTCGCCAACTCGATTCGGCGATGCTGCGCCCCGGAAGGTTTGATTGCATCATACCGGTGGGCGGCCTGGACGATGCCGGAAGAAGGACCATTCTCGAATATTATCTTTCGAAGATAAATGCAGGCAAGGTCGACATTGAGAGCGTAGTCGAGATGACCCGTGGATTTACTCCTGCCGATATCCAGTATTTGTTTCAGCAGATTGCCAGCTTTTCATTTGAGAGGGAGCTGGAAAGCAATACTGACTACCTCGTCACCACGGAAACATTCCTGCATATGAATCCGAAGATTGTCCCGTCCTTGAGTGCCGATGTGCTGGATGAATTCGAAAAAGACAGCGTCACCTATTCTCGGATCTGA
- a CDS encoding CsbD family protein, giving the protein MKSSTKNKTEGVYHEGKGKIKETVGKIIDKPSLEAEGQAEKVAGKVQKKVGEVQEVLED; this is encoded by the coding sequence ATGAAGTCCAGCACAAAAAACAAGACGGAAGGCGTTTACCATGAAGGCAAAGGCAAGATCAAGGAAACCGTCGGAAAGATTATCGACAAACCCTCCTTGGAAGCTGAAGGACAGGCGGAAAAGGTAGCCGGCAAGGTGCAGAAAAAAGTCGGTGAGGTGCAAGAGGTTTTGGAAGATTAG